From the Desulfosarcina sp. BuS5 genome, one window contains:
- a CDS encoding radical SAM/SPASM domain-containing protein codes for MKFKRSGKISNEEFLTITKLKYQRAIKNATPLFAWFSLTEDCNLHCRYCFADAHFCIKRTQPKDELETDQVFTILDNVARAGTVAIQFAGGEPSLRRDLVEIVEHAVNNNIFVALNTNGTLIKADTVRRLAKAGLSQVKVSVDGFKKNHDWNRGKGNFDKAINALKLFRDNGIPSVYLIMTLSNVNYDDLEPLIELTAELGIRFIMVEFLPVGHSEGLIKWGLNKEQRRKAQRLLLKYQKERGMDDIQFENRYIVSEQENTKILLADPHSDCDFYNFGVGCITGIYSYMITAQGRVATGCLIQEEVGNSNLLERNLRDIWNEGDLFKKLRNREKLKGKCGQCVYRYVCGGCRRSAFIQTGDFMGPDPNCWVEESTLSSCCSGN; via the coding sequence ATGAAATTTAAAAGATCGGGCAAGATTTCGAATGAAGAATTTTTGACAATTACTAAATTAAAGTATCAGCGCGCCATAAAAAATGCAACCCCCCTGTTTGCCTGGTTCAGTCTTACTGAGGATTGTAATCTGCACTGTCGTTATTGTTTCGCCGATGCTCATTTTTGTATAAAAAGAACACAACCTAAAGATGAGTTAGAAACCGATCAGGTCTTTACTATTCTGGATAATGTTGCCAGAGCAGGAACTGTAGCTATTCAATTCGCTGGTGGTGAACCTTCGTTGCGGCGCGATTTGGTTGAAATTGTTGAGCATGCGGTAAATAACAATATTTTTGTGGCCCTTAATACCAATGGCACTCTTATCAAGGCTGATACTGTTCGCAGGCTGGCGAAGGCTGGTTTGTCCCAGGTAAAAGTGAGTGTCGACGGGTTTAAAAAAAATCATGACTGGAATAGAGGAAAAGGAAATTTTGATAAAGCAATCAATGCCTTAAAACTGTTCAGGGATAATGGAATACCTAGTGTTTATTTGATAATGACACTCTCAAATGTCAATTATGATGACCTTGAACCGTTAATTGAATTAACAGCCGAGCTTGGTATCAGATTTATAATGGTTGAGTTTTTGCCGGTTGGTCATTCTGAAGGTTTAATTAAATGGGGGTTGAACAAAGAGCAGCGCCGCAAGGCACAAAGACTTTTGTTAAAATATCAGAAAGAAAGAGGAATGGACGATATCCAGTTTGAAAATCGTTACATAGTTAGTGAACAGGAAAATACAAAGATACTTCTTGCTGATCCTCACTCGGATTGCGATTTTTATAATTTTGGGGTTGGCTGTATTACTGGTATCTATAGTTATATGATCACAGCTCAAGGACGGGTCGCTACCGGCTGTCTTATACAGGAAGAGGTCGGCAATTCGAATCTGCTGGAAAGAAATTTAAGGGATATCTGGAATGAGGGGGATTTATTTAAAAAACTTCGAAATCGGGAAAAATTAAAAGGAAAATGCGGTCAATGTGTTTATCGGTATGTTTGTGGAGGATGTCGACGTTCAGCATTTATTCAGACCGGCGATTTTATGGGCCCTGATCCAAATTGCTGGGTTGAAGAGTCTACCTTGTCATCTTGCTGTTCCGGGAATTAA
- a CDS encoding AAA family ATPase has product MIPELHIPELDNFFYLPEEIINVLDSLEKLTKKHSVNILVVGRQGCGKSSLISQFAAYYKRPIAVFQIGQLSEPGQLFGEHALKGGDTYYQEFLFPRAISTPNCVVHLEEINRPEHPKALNELFSVLSEDRSIWSDQLGLIKVAKGVVFFASMNEGEEFTGTDSLDVALRDRFYILPVDYPSVDIEKKILTNKTGIDETQAEMILKIIGNLRSDPNIDETISVRHSLMIAELMVAGGSLRESLIYSLSVSRDLIESLLLAVHVETKETIIKSSEYKLFL; this is encoded by the coding sequence ATGATACCTGAATTACATATCCCTGAGTTGGATAATTTTTTCTACCTGCCTGAGGAAATTATTAATGTTTTGGATAGTCTTGAGAAACTGACGAAAAAACATTCGGTAAATATTCTGGTTGTTGGCCGCCAGGGTTGCGGAAAATCATCATTGATAAGTCAGTTTGCAGCTTATTATAAACGCCCTATTGCTGTTTTCCAAATTGGCCAGCTTTCAGAGCCTGGCCAGCTTTTTGGTGAACATGCTTTAAAAGGCGGGGATACCTATTATCAGGAATTCCTATTTCCAAGAGCTATCTCTACTCCAAATTGTGTTGTACACCTTGAAGAGATTAATCGACCGGAACATCCTAAAGCACTTAATGAACTTTTTTCAGTCCTTTCCGAAGATCGGTCAATCTGGTCGGATCAGCTTGGTCTTATAAAAGTAGCTAAGGGTGTAGTTTTTTTTGCCAGTATGAATGAAGGAGAAGAGTTTACCGGTACTGATTCTTTAGATGTCGCGCTAAGAGATAGATTTTATATCTTGCCGGTTGATTATCCTTCAGTTGATATTGAAAAAAAAATACTTACCAACAAGACCGGGATCGATGAGACTCAAGCCGAGATGATTTTAAAAATAATCGGAAATTTACGAAGTGATCCAAATATTGATGAAACTATTTCTGTCCGGCACAGTTTAATGATTGCAGAACTTATGGTTGCAGGCGGCTCCTTAAGGGAATCCTTGATATATAGTCTTTCTGTATCAAGGGATTTAATTGAGAGCCTGCTCCTTGCGGTTCATGTGGAAACCAAGGAAACAATAATTAAATCATCGGAATATAAGTTGTTTCTTTAG
- a CDS encoding AAA family ATPase, protein MDKKDSLQDVLIPENDPHYFLSREIASTLDRFNNMSASTPVNLLVVGKQGCGKSSLVSQFAARHQRPLATFQVGILSEPGQLFGELRLKDGETYYQQFLFPQAISTPNCVIHLEEINRPEHPKALNMLFSILSDDRQAWLDDLGNVKVADGVVFFATLNEGEEFSGTEMLDAALRDRFYVISMDYLPLDVEKEVLIRKTGLNEVEAQRVVSILNDLRYNTKMPMAVSTRHSLMIGNLVKAGASIREALIFSLQMSKEALEAILLTVQMELGEKEVPKDAYELY, encoded by the coding sequence ATGGATAAAAAAGATTCATTACAAGATGTTCTTATTCCTGAAAATGATCCACACTATTTTTTATCAAGGGAGATAGCATCCACTCTGGATAGATTTAACAATATGTCCGCCAGTACTCCTGTTAATTTGCTTGTAGTAGGTAAACAGGGCTGTGGTAAATCTTCTTTGGTGAGTCAATTTGCTGCAAGGCATCAAAGGCCGCTGGCAACTTTTCAGGTTGGTATTCTTTCAGAACCGGGACAGTTATTTGGAGAATTAAGGTTAAAAGACGGTGAAACCTACTACCAGCAATTTTTATTTCCCCAGGCTATTTCGACTCCAAACTGTGTGATTCACCTGGAAGAAATAAACAGACCTGAACATCCCAAGGCGCTTAATATGCTTTTTTCAATTTTAAGTGATGATCGGCAGGCTTGGCTGGATGATTTGGGTAATGTAAAGGTTGCAGATGGAGTTGTATTTTTTGCAACCTTGAATGAAGGCGAGGAATTTTCCGGTACTGAGATGCTTGATGCGGCCTTAAGAGACAGGTTTTATGTTATTTCAATGGATTATTTACCCCTTGATGTTGAAAAAGAGGTTTTAATCCGTAAAACAGGACTAAATGAGGTAGAAGCCCAAAGGGTTGTGTCAATCTTGAATGATTTAAGATATAATACTAAAATGCCCATGGCGGTTTCAACCAGGCATAGCCTGATGATCGGCAATTTGGTAAAAGCCGGCGCCAGTATTAGGGAAGCTTTAATTTTTAGCCTCCAAATGAGCAAAGAAGCTCTTGAAGCTATTCTGCTAACGGTTCAGATGGAGTTAGGAGAGAAAGAGGTACCTAAAGATGCCTATGAATTATATTGA
- a CDS encoding pyruvate formate lyase family protein has product MADAKEAKLQGFLDNNQHWWWAEQARSPRIDYLRKAVWSKGAKAGAYLPGTKVGADGPILFAEIFDDEDARSDPYMTTFSRALENTNKKLPVYIVDNSRIVGCCAAAPHEVFWVPNLSFGLNEDIFNDRDELVDMDKRDEVEKCLKIMKPYTQQFMAEKVMSKRHKIMCRTSQTYTGGPHLEGLFYCTSQFTYYSKGFNAIIEEIDAGLKEASNVLYKMGAVPNFPDEEHYLQRVPVWEAMKRTLQSEILYAKRLARLARIISENFETDSERKQELLDISERCEWVPANRPRNFPEALQFEHFQTMARKREKPDGAWPAHPDWWFGDWFDADMKSGYITREDAVDYVGEYLIRSYEYGSCRNRQWRELMTGDPGPYVWTFGGMRPDGTMDYRDLINVFMEAARYVRCVSPTFALRYNKEMPEDILKNCFDCIRHGLGYPNIRNDQVLIKANMFWSNTPEEEARTWVAQACIVPAPETKHGCMPMRYSSCTTLGSKCMELALWNGFNPVFNMQIGPKTGDPCEMTFDQLMDAFIEQFKVIHWDAVKIRNIVHHIEEIHGRPHLSATYEMCVEDGINAFTRKEYGNAWVTTFIWMDGCDALVACKKLIYDEKKYTMAQLLEFLKANWEGYEKERMDFVKAPKWGNDDPYADDIIVKIHERVRDEVCMPCKCWGTHAQGVPCVPQNVAAYTVCSNLLGALPNGRRLGDTCYDGGCSPGAGNDKKGPTAVLNSVGKLEHENMFRANLLNQRLSPTQLAGDKGFDIWNSYIQSWCDLGINHVQFNIVDNETLLAAQEKPEDFEEMIVRVAGYSAQFVGLNKKTQDTIIARTIQEL; this is encoded by the coding sequence ATGGCTGACGCAAAAGAAGCAAAATTGCAAGGATTTTTGGATAATAACCAGCATTGGTGGTGGGCCGAGCAAGCACGTTCACCCAGGATTGATTATTTGAGAAAAGCAGTTTGGTCAAAAGGCGCTAAAGCAGGCGCATATCTGCCCGGCACAAAAGTCGGTGCTGACGGCCCAATCCTTTTTGCTGAAATTTTTGATGATGAGGATGCCAGGTCTGATCCCTATATGACAACCTTTTCAAGGGCGCTGGAAAATACTAATAAAAAGTTGCCTGTTTATATTGTTGATAATTCACGAATCGTAGGTTGCTGCGCCGCTGCTCCCCATGAGGTATTCTGGGTACCGAACCTGTCATTCGGTCTTAATGAAGATATATTTAATGACCGTGATGAACTGGTTGACATGGATAAACGTGATGAAGTTGAAAAATGCCTGAAAATCATGAAGCCTTATACCCAGCAGTTTATGGCTGAGAAGGTTATGAGCAAGCGTCACAAAATCATGTGCCGTACATCCCAGACCTATACCGGTGGACCTCACCTGGAAGGCCTTTTTTACTGCACATCCCAGTTTACTTATTACAGTAAGGGTTTTAATGCCATTATCGAAGAGATTGACGCGGGCCTTAAAGAAGCAAGTAACGTTCTTTACAAGATGGGCGCGGTGCCGAATTTTCCGGATGAAGAACATTACCTGCAGAGAGTTCCTGTTTGGGAGGCAATGAAGCGGACTCTTCAATCTGAAATTCTTTATGCTAAACGTCTGGCAAGACTGGCGCGGATTATTTCCGAAAATTTTGAAACCGATTCTGAAAGAAAGCAAGAGCTTTTGGATATTTCCGAAAGATGTGAATGGGTACCGGCAAATCGGCCCAGAAATTTCCCTGAAGCGCTTCAGTTTGAGCATTTCCAGACTATGGCCAGGAAAAGAGAAAAACCGGATGGCGCCTGGCCGGCACATCCTGACTGGTGGTTCGGCGACTGGTTTGACGCGGATATGAAAAGCGGTTATATAACAAGAGAGGATGCCGTAGATTATGTTGGAGAATACCTGATCAGATCTTATGAATACGGAAGCTGCCGGAACAGGCAATGGCGTGAGCTGATGACAGGTGACCCCGGCCCGTATGTATGGACCTTTGGCGGAATGCGTCCTGATGGAACCATGGACTACAGGGATTTGATTAATGTATTTATGGAAGCAGCCAGGTATGTAAGATGCGTATCCCCGACCTTTGCACTCCGTTATAATAAAGAGATGCCGGAAGATATTTTGAAAAACTGTTTCGATTGTATTCGCCACGGGCTTGGTTATCCAAATATCCGTAATGATCAGGTTCTCATCAAGGCCAATATGTTCTGGAGCAACACTCCCGAAGAAGAGGCCCGGACCTGGGTTGCCCAGGCTTGTATTGTACCTGCCCCGGAAACCAAGCACGGCTGCATGCCGATGCGTTATTCTTCCTGCACTACACTGGGTTCAAAATGTATGGAGCTCGCCTTGTGGAACGGCTTTAATCCTGTATTTAATATGCAGATCGGCCCCAAGACAGGCGATCCCTGCGAGATGACTTTTGATCAGCTTATGGATGCGTTTATTGAGCAGTTCAAGGTTATTCATTGGGATGCGGTCAAGATTAGAAATATTGTCCATCATATTGAAGAAATCCATGGGCGGCCGCATTTGAGCGCTACCTATGAAATGTGTGTGGAAGACGGTATTAATGCCTTTACACGGAAAGAATACGGTAATGCCTGGGTTACAACCTTTATCTGGATGGACGGGTGTGATGCTCTGGTGGCCTGCAAGAAACTGATCTATGATGAAAAGAAATATACAATGGCTCAGCTTCTTGAGTTCTTGAAGGCCAATTGGGAAGGTTATGAAAAAGAACGGATGGATTTTGTCAAGGCTCCTAAGTGGGGTAATGATGATCCATATGCGGATGATATTATTGTCAAGATTCATGAAAGAGTTCGTGATGAAGTCTGCATGCCCTGCAAGTGCTGGGGTACTCATGCTCAAGGCGTTCCGTGCGTTCCGCAAAATGTTGCTGCTTACACAGTTTGCTCGAATCTCCTTGGCGCTCTGCCCAATGGCCGGCGATTAGGCGATACTTGCTATGACGGCGGCTGTTCGCCCGGAGCGGGGAATGACAAAAAAGGTCCTACTGCGGTATTGAATTCAGTTGGAAAACTGGAGCATGAAAATATGTTCAGGGCCAATCTGCTTAACCAGAGACTTTCACCAACCCAGCTTGCTGGTGACAAGGGTTTTGATATTTGGAATTCCTATATCCAAAGCTGGTGTGATCTTGGCATTAACCATGTTCAGTTTAATATTGTGGATAATGAAACACTTCTTGCAGCCCAGGAAAAACCGGAGGATTTTGAAGAGATGATCGTCCGGGTTGCGGGTTACAGCGCCCAGTTTGTAGGGCTTAATAAGAAAACACAGGATACAATCATTGCACGAACAATTCAGGAGCTTTAA
- a CDS encoding vWA domain-containing protein → MNYIDRLDIYCMNQPSNIWSKPSWYFKGDSDYWRILKSGYEAAELAAVLRALTLFVGHIGINVGRVVWAGQIASGLDEGSIVLPAAFVLDVYPVPPGKMDVLIGVTAHEARRQTEWSHNAWLELLKINEELARPSKYLIKDIYWKFFSACENIYLEQKASSSILGEYTRKARKVIISGLMRDPRRNPTAWHLFDLWEQLAVDGRYYEPLNPLYEKPLDVLRKRTPEICSVATNGSPSVIARSKKRAALYSSIIKDILPLIKEWQKDPVSYFEKGLYEEKELKKKKRKKEKKRKTAISREVFNQIEVELASGGRDLTPLIRKICNNDEKVIRTTLSNFTIPANAAIDRLLVKRLKNVFYYYAQRVKTTSRGLESGKIDRRRLYRAPISGRCFKVDQMMVEFAWNFTVVVDASLSMGGYKWNVVENSMSALHKALAGYQNTLRIFGYFEWDGVSILSELLRNNVLYSIAPTGRTPSGQAIIGAGLLMPRNTFSRKFILHITDGESNAGVDVQYALDYCKQDNIDIITLGCGKKSKEAMLEQYGKSLQFIETIDQLPAALERLFQRLLKF, encoded by the coding sequence ATGAATTATATTGATCGACTGGACATCTATTGCATGAATCAACCAAGCAATATTTGGTCTAAGCCAAGTTGGTATTTTAAAGGGGATTCCGATTATTGGCGGATACTCAAGTCGGGTTATGAAGCAGCCGAGCTCGCTGCTGTTTTAAGGGCCTTAACCCTGTTTGTCGGTCATATCGGGATAAATGTGGGACGTGTTGTTTGGGCTGGACAAATAGCCTCAGGCCTGGATGAAGGATCCATTGTATTGCCGGCTGCATTTGTATTAGATGTATATCCGGTCCCCCCCGGCAAAATGGATGTTCTGATAGGTGTTACAGCTCATGAAGCGCGTCGCCAAACCGAATGGAGCCATAATGCCTGGCTGGAACTGCTGAAAATTAATGAGGAACTTGCCAGGCCTTCAAAATATTTAATCAAGGATATATACTGGAAGTTTTTTTCAGCCTGTGAAAATATATATCTGGAACAAAAAGCTTCAAGCAGTATACTGGGTGAGTATACCAGGAAGGCTCGGAAAGTTATTATTTCCGGACTAATGCGGGATCCGAGGCGTAATCCAACAGCCTGGCACCTTTTTGACTTATGGGAACAGTTGGCAGTTGACGGCCGCTATTATGAGCCTTTAAATCCTCTTTATGAAAAACCATTAGATGTTTTACGTAAAAGGACACCTGAAATCTGTTCAGTTGCAACTAATGGAAGTCCTTCTGTTATTGCCAGAAGTAAAAAAAGAGCTGCTCTTTATTCCAGCATAATCAAGGATATTTTACCACTTATAAAAGAATGGCAGAAAGATCCGGTTTCATACTTTGAAAAAGGTTTATACGAGGAAAAAGAGCTTAAAAAGAAAAAAAGAAAAAAAGAAAAAAAGAGAAAAACGGCTATCAGCCGTGAAGTATTTAATCAGATTGAGGTTGAGCTGGCCAGTGGAGGACGGGATCTGACTCCTTTGATAAGGAAAATATGTAATAATGATGAGAAGGTAATCAGAACAACTTTGTCAAATTTTACTATTCCGGCAAATGCCGCTATAGATCGACTTTTGGTGAAACGTTTGAAAAATGTTTTTTATTATTATGCCCAAAGAGTGAAAACAACAAGCCGGGGCCTTGAAAGCGGCAAGATTGACCGAAGACGTTTGTACCGCGCCCCTATTTCCGGAAGATGCTTCAAAGTTGATCAGATGATGGTGGAATTTGCCTGGAATTTTACTGTAGTGGTCGATGCATCCTTATCAATGGGTGGTTATAAATGGAATGTCGTTGAAAATTCAATGAGCGCACTCCATAAGGCTTTGGCCGGGTATCAAAATACTTTACGAATATTTGGATACTTTGAATGGGATGGTGTTTCAATTTTATCTGAACTATTACGAAACAATGTGCTTTATTCAATAGCGCCGACAGGACGGACTCCTTCCGGTCAGGCTATAATTGGCGCGGGCTTGCTTATGCCGAGAAATACATTTTCAAGGAAATTTATTCTTCATATTACTGATGGAGAGTCAAATGCAGGTGTGGATGTTCAGTATGCCCTTGATTATTGTAAGCAAGATAATATTGATATAATAACACTTGGTTGTGGTAAAAAAAGTAAAGAGGCCATGCTTGAACAGTATGGAAAATCCTTGCAGTTTATTGAAACAATTGATCAATTACCTGCCGCACTTGAGCGCCTTTTTCAGCGGCTGCTTAAGTTTTAG
- the meaB gene encoding methylmalonyl Co-A mutase-associated GTPase MeaB: MFNDWQNLIDEMKAGSERALARLISRVENRAPGWLEAMKILHNMSGKAQVVGITGAPGAGKSTLTDKLTRELVTRGYTIGVIAVDPSSPFSGGALLGDRLRMTKVCSIEGVFVRSMATRGALGGLSLAARDVVKIMDAAGKDIILIETVGVGQDEIDVVKTADNVMVICVPGMGDGIQAIKAGIMEIASIFVVNKADREGANRTAAEIQMMLTMTSNPSDKKIPILKTIASTGEGVTELIDVLLEDLESEGGKKNWQEERAREEIFTLLEKEVARYVRGRWDEKGEMDNTVKQVIARERDPYSVVEEMLESLIADNK, from the coding sequence ATGTTTAATGACTGGCAGAATTTAATAGATGAAATGAAAGCAGGATCCGAGCGTGCCCTGGCCAGGCTTATTTCCAGGGTTGAGAATCGTGCGCCGGGCTGGCTTGAAGCCATGAAAATATTGCACAACATGTCCGGAAAAGCACAGGTTGTGGGAATTACAGGTGCGCCGGGAGCAGGGAAGAGCACACTTACTGATAAATTAACACGTGAACTTGTAACACGGGGGTATACAATCGGCGTAATTGCTGTGGATCCCTCCAGCCCTTTTTCCGGCGGCGCCTTGCTTGGTGACCGCCTGCGCATGACCAAAGTATGCAGCATCGAAGGCGTCTTTGTTCGTTCTATGGCCACCCGCGGGGCCTTGGGCGGTCTGAGCCTGGCAGCGCGGGATGTTGTAAAAATTATGGATGCGGCAGGCAAGGATATTATCCTGATAGAAACGGTCGGGGTCGGCCAGGATGAGATTGATGTTGTCAAAACCGCTGATAATGTAATGGTTATCTGTGTGCCGGGAATGGGAGACGGGATTCAGGCCATAAAAGCGGGGATCATGGAGATAGCCAGTATATTTGTTGTTAATAAGGCTGATAGGGAAGGGGCCAATAGAACGGCTGCGGAGATCCAAATGATGCTTACTATGACTTCGAATCCATCAGATAAAAAGATTCCTATCCTGAAAACTATCGCATCCACCGGTGAAGGCGTTACGGAGCTGATCGATGTACTTTTGGAGGATCTTGAATCCGAAGGCGGGAAAAAAAACTGGCAGGAAGAGCGCGCCAGGGAAGAAATTTTTACCTTGCTGGAAAAAGAGGTGGCCCGTTATGTGCGTGGAAGATGGGATGAAAAAGGTGAAATGGATAATACTGTAAAGCAGGTTATTGCCAGGGAACGTGATCCTTATTCCGTTGTTGAAGAGATGCTTGAATCTTTGATTGCTGATAATAAATAA
- a CDS encoding glycyl-radical enzyme activating protein, with translation MTEKCLITNMQRFSTNDGPGIRTLVIGVGCNLKCKWCHNPETIPMHNTIFWKSALCVQCGLCLESCPEEAIRPPIPVEEAIAEGSTYHKIDRSKCTDCMKCVEACDFDALVPVAKMLTVDDVLDEVMRDELFYKNSGGGMTLGGGEPTVHPKFMLELLQKAREKGIHICLDTNGTAPWKVYEQTLPFVDFYLVDMKNMDTELHKLGTGAGNEKILENIKKLSEAGAKIIIRVPVMYDYNDTAENFEQMGEFLKGLPNPVHRLDLLPFHNWCQNKYNWMGIYWPLIEEENMDPIECEDFKEILETYGINCTIGG, from the coding sequence ATGACTGAAAAATGTTTAATTACAAATATGCAACGCTTTTCGACAAATGATGGGCCCGGTATTAGAACCCTTGTAATCGGTGTTGGCTGCAATCTTAAATGCAAATGGTGTCATAATCCGGAAACAATCCCGATGCATAATACTATTTTCTGGAAGTCAGCATTATGTGTTCAGTGCGGCCTTTGTCTTGAATCATGCCCGGAAGAGGCTATCAGGCCCCCCATTCCTGTCGAGGAAGCTATAGCAGAAGGAAGCACTTACCATAAAATTGATCGGAGTAAATGCACTGACTGTATGAAGTGTGTTGAAGCGTGTGATTTTGATGCTCTTGTGCCGGTTGCAAAAATGCTGACGGTTGATGATGTTTTGGATGAGGTAATGCGGGATGAACTTTTTTACAAGAATTCAGGTGGTGGTATGACCCTTGGTGGCGGGGAACCTACCGTGCATCCCAAATTTATGCTGGAGCTCCTCCAAAAGGCCAGGGAAAAGGGCATTCATATCTGTCTCGATACAAATGGCACAGCTCCATGGAAGGTTTATGAACAAACCCTTCCTTTTGTTGATTTTTATTTGGTTGATATGAAAAACATGGATACCGAACTGCACAAGTTGGGAACAGGTGCTGGAAATGAAAAAATTCTTGAAAACATAAAGAAACTTTCAGAAGCTGGTGCAAAGATTATTATTCGGGTTCCGGTAATGTATGATTATAATGATACTGCTGAAAATTTTGAACAGATGGGTGAATTTTTAAAAGGACTCCCCAATCCTGTCCACAGGTTAGACCTTTTGCCGTTTCACAACTGGTGCCAGAATAAATACAATTGGATGGGTATTTACTGGCCGCTTATAGAAGAAGAAAATATGGACCCTATTGAATGTGAAGATTTTAAAGAGATACTTGAAACATATGGGATTAATTGTACAATCGGCGGTTAA
- a CDS encoding MmgE/PrpD family protein, which produces MVEKSIDLTREIAHFIVNTDAADIPQPDIEHAKVTLMDWIAVTLVGKEDPLVAKLVNYADLLGGKEQATVIGYGLKKNIIETALINGAASHALDFDDTLEIIIGHPTVTLYPALVALAEWKGFSGKELLAAYLIGLKTAALIGHCGGMDHYMHGWHGTSTIGHFASAAGCSKLLGLDEQQTVYALGIAGTQASGLKSAFGTMCKPFHAGKASQAGLMSALLAADGFTSTDNILEVDFGFLKVLNGKLNKNAAEVLNAPWEAADLAQKYHASCHATHSPIEGTLAILEKEGLGIDDIKSIKLHVSELALGAAGKTDPQTGLAGKFSIPYCVANALLRGDTGTKAFTDEKVNDPQVKEFMKKISLARNDDFVLVEAIIDLETTTGKMYTRELDVMKDIPGLETKREKITAKFLDLSDAYLGNEKAEKMVAAINNLDQIDNVQQLTEEL; this is translated from the coding sequence ATGGTAGAAAAAAGCATTGATTTAACCCGTGAAATTGCGCACTTTATAGTCAATACTGATGCTGCAGATATTCCTCAACCGGATATAGAGCATGCCAAAGTTACTTTAATGGACTGGATAGCGGTCACCCTGGTAGGCAAAGAGGACCCCCTGGTTGCCAAACTGGTTAATTATGCCGATTTGCTGGGAGGCAAGGAACAGGCAACCGTGATCGGTTATGGTCTTAAGAAAAATATCATTGAAACCGCCTTGATCAATGGCGCGGCATCCCATGCCCTTGATTTTGACGATACCCTTGAAATTATTATTGGACATCCAACTGTTACACTCTATCCGGCGCTGGTTGCACTTGCCGAATGGAAAGGCTTTTCTGGCAAGGAATTGCTGGCAGCATATCTGATAGGCCTTAAAACAGCCGCTTTAATTGGCCATTGCGGTGGGATGGATCATTATATGCATGGTTGGCACGGTACATCAACCATAGGCCATTTTGCTTCAGCAGCAGGATGCTCGAAACTTCTGGGACTTGATGAACAGCAAACAGTTTATGCCCTGGGCATAGCCGGCACACAGGCTTCAGGACTAAAGAGCGCTTTTGGAACCATGTGCAAGCCTTTTCATGCCGGGAAAGCATCCCAGGCAGGCTTGATGTCGGCCTTGCTGGCAGCGGATGGCTTTACCAGCACCGATAATATTCTTGAGGTTGATTTTGGTTTTCTTAAAGTTCTTAATGGAAAATTGAATAAAAATGCAGCCGAAGTTCTGAACGCTCCTTGGGAAGCGGCTGATTTGGCTCAGAAATATCACGCCTCCTGCCATGCCACCCATTCCCCCATTGAAGGGACCTTGGCCATTCTTGAAAAAGAAGGGCTGGGTATTGATGATATTAAATCTATTAAACTACATGTTTCCGAGCTTGCCCTGGGCGCTGCAGGAAAAACAGACCCGCAAACAGGGCTTGCAGGTAAGTTCAGCATACCGTACTGTGTTGCCAATGCGCTTCTCAGGGGCGATACCGGCACCAAGGCTTTTACCGATGAAAAGGTAAATGACCCACAGGTCAAAGAGTTTATGAAAAAAATATCTCTTGCCCGGAATGATGATTTTGTGCTTGTTGAGGCTATAATAGATTTGGAAACAACCACCGGTAAAATGTATACCCGGGAACTTGATGTTATGAAAGATATTCCGGGACTGGAAACGAAAAGAGAAAAAATTACGGCCAAGTTCCTTGATCTTTCTGATGCATATCTTGGCAATGAAAAGGCAGAGAAAATGGTCGCAGCGATTAACAACCTGGACCAAATTGATAATGTGCAGCAACTGACGGAAGAATTATAG